Genomic segment of Desulfomonile tiedjei:
TCATGGCTGAAGTGAAAGACTACACCACGGGGAAGGTGCTCGACGGCATCAGGCAGGTTTTTCGTGTCCTTGCGTCTACGGAAGGTTCTCTCGAAAACTCTCAGATCGGAGACAATCTGCTGGCCGCAATGAGGCAACTCGATCCACGGCTATTGACCACAGAAAGCGCATCACGTTTGATAAGAGAGTCGGCCAAGTGCGCAGTGGGAGAAAGGGTTTGTAGATCTGCTTACAAGGACACACCATTGACGGAATCAGTGTTTCTCGACGAGTTGGCCGAAGGGATGGTGGACGCGGGAAAGGCAAAATACGTGACCCAAGAAGAGGCTATCGCCGTTTTGGGGATGTATCCTAAATACCCAACCATTGTGTCCAAAGTGTCGGGCAAGCATATGGAAATCTGCAACACTTGGCCGAAGACGTGCGTATACTGGTCCCAGGAAAGGCGTGGACTGAAATGTATAGCGAGGCCAGGGCGAGGATGTGGACTTGTTGCCGAAGAAGGAGATTTGGTCTGAGGACTCCTCAATAGAATACAAGTTGATCAACGCCAGGAGGGAGACTGCCGCGGAGAAACCGGCCTTTCGGGCAGCCTTCAAGTCCAGAAGATGCCTTGTTCCCGCAGACGGATATTACGAGTGGAAGAGGAGGAAGGGAGGTCAGAAACAACCTTTTCTGGTCAGGAATGCCGATGGAAGCCCCTTCGCTTTTGCAGGGCTTTGGCAAAGCTGGACAGGATCGGAAGGTGAGATCATCGAGTCGTGTACGTATTTGACTACCGACGCCAACGAGATCATGGAGCCGATCCACGACAGAAAAGGGGTCACGTCTGCTCTTGGCTCATG
This window contains:
- a CDS encoding SOS response-associated peptidase — its product is MDLLPKKEIWSEDSSIEYKLINARRETAAEKPAFRAAFKSRRCLVPADGYYEWKRRKGGQKQPFLVRNADGSPFAFAGLWQSWTGSEGEIIESCTYLTTDANEIMEPIHDRKGVTSALGSCSGSSGICVRVVEK